One stretch of Variovorax sp. TBS-050B DNA includes these proteins:
- a CDS encoding DotU family type VI secretion system protein has protein sequence MSTPPDPFAAFESERTVIKPKPRTPAGSAPAAPAPAPFVPATDPAPAEIGELGLLNPLVSAAGKLLVLTAKLRSLAQPPNVPALRASTAEAVNQFDQNARRAGVSNESVLAARYVLCTALDEAVANTPWGVQAGWNKQSLLVQFHNETWGGEKVFQLLAKLAQDVPTHRQLLELIYSVLALGFEGRYRVVDNGRAQLDAVRQRLADLIAKDRPPVEAELSPHWRGQGAGTVRLRESLPLWVFAAGFALLLALAWFGLRLALNHRSDTTYAAVSSLRVPNIQIAPPAAPAKAPRLARFLEPEIRQGLVTVTDEADRSVVRLRGDSFFGSGSAEPMAASLPVLRRIGQALAEVKGEVLITGHSDNQPIRSLRYPSNWHLSAARADAVKGALTTLVEPARMRADGKADAEPVAPNDTPANRARNRRVEVVLLAAPDAASAAAGVTK, from the coding sequence ATGAGCACACCTCCCGACCCCTTCGCGGCGTTCGAGTCCGAGCGCACGGTCATCAAGCCCAAGCCGCGCACGCCGGCCGGCAGCGCACCGGCCGCGCCCGCGCCCGCACCTTTCGTGCCGGCCACCGACCCGGCGCCGGCCGAGATCGGCGAGCTCGGGCTGCTCAATCCGCTGGTGTCGGCCGCGGGCAAGCTGCTGGTGCTGACGGCCAAGCTGCGCAGCCTGGCGCAGCCGCCGAACGTGCCGGCGCTGCGCGCCTCGACCGCCGAGGCCGTGAACCAGTTCGACCAGAACGCGCGCCGCGCGGGCGTGAGCAACGAATCGGTGCTGGCCGCGCGCTACGTGCTGTGCACCGCGCTCGACGAGGCCGTGGCCAACACGCCCTGGGGCGTGCAGGCGGGCTGGAACAAGCAGAGCCTGCTGGTGCAGTTCCACAACGAGACCTGGGGCGGCGAGAAGGTGTTCCAGCTGCTCGCCAAGCTCGCGCAGGACGTGCCCACGCACCGCCAGCTGCTGGAGCTGATCTACAGCGTGCTCGCGCTCGGCTTCGAAGGGCGCTACCGCGTGGTGGACAACGGCCGCGCGCAGCTCGACGCGGTGCGCCAGCGCCTGGCCGACCTGATCGCCAAGGACCGCCCGCCGGTCGAGGCCGAGCTCTCGCCGCACTGGCGCGGGCAGGGCGCGGGCACGGTGCGGCTGCGCGAGTCGCTGCCGCTGTGGGTGTTCGCGGCCGGCTTCGCGCTGCTGCTCGCGCTCGCCTGGTTCGGACTGCGGCTCGCGCTCAACCACCGCTCCGACACCACCTACGCCGCGGTCTCGAGCCTGCGCGTGCCCAACATCCAGATCGCGCCGCCAGCCGCGCCCGCCAAGGCGCCGCGGCTCGCGCGCTTCCTCGAGCCCGAGATCAGGCAGGGCCTGGTCACCGTCACCGACGAGGCCGACCGCAGCGTGGTGCGCCTGCGCGGCGATTCCTTCTTCGGCTCCGGCAGCGCCGAGCCCATGGCGGCCTCGCTGCCGGTGCTGCGCCGCATCGGCCAGGCGCTGGCCGAGGTCAAGGGCGAAGTGCTGATCACCGGCCATTCCGACAACCAGCCGATCCGCTCGCTGCGCTACCCCTCGAACTGGCACCTCTCGGCCGCGCGCGCCGATGCGGTGAAGGGCGCACTCACCACGCTGGTCGAGCCCGCGCGCATGCGCGCCGACGGCAAGGCCGACGCCGAGCCCGTGGCGCCCAAC